A window of the Gossypium hirsutum isolate 1008001.06 chromosome A05, Gossypium_hirsutum_v2.1, whole genome shotgun sequence genome harbors these coding sequences:
- the LOC107937720 gene encoding EPIDERMAL PATTERNING FACTOR-like protein 5 isoform X1 — MKQRMCCLLIAILQTTSWIHASSTTSLESHDFVPHQQGTVPEFSGAHNFESKQGGVEIGNGGVGNEREEPYSSRMMGRLGSRPPNCERKCGGCRPCVATQIPATTDKLGIQYTNYEPEGWKCKCGSTFFNP, encoded by the exons ATGAAGCAAAGAATGTGCTGTCTTCTCATTGCTATTCTGCAGACTACAAGCTGGATTCATGCATCATCAACCACGTCTTTAGAATCTCATGATTTTGTTCCTCATCAACAAG GTACTGTTCCAGAGTTCTCGGGGGCACATAACTTTGAGTCTAAACAG GGCGGTGTTGAAATCGGCAATGGTGGAGTAGGTAATGAGCGAGAAGAACCGTATAGTAGTAGAATGATGGGAAGACTTGGATCGAGGCCACCGAATTGCGAACGCAAGTGCGGAGGGTGCAGGCCATGTGTTGCCACTCAAATCCCAGCAACGACGGATAAACTGGGGATTCAGTACACCAATTATGAGCCTGAAGGATGGAAATGCAAATGTGGGTCCACTTTCTTCAATCCATAA
- the LOC107937707 gene encoding IQ domain-containing protein IQM1, with amino-acid sequence MGLSLSLLLSAWQQILSHRFFYLTYNVGLSSKDGEMTVRVNSFKRTDSDTVTTTNSAVGLDNKIPRKNSTTLKTSKPDHNNVVLEKSLSFKDLVQDQRKPLVSSGSNGLMHKPMPTLSLPEPTILFSPRPVSELDAAAVKLQKVYKSYRTRRNLADCAVVIEELWWKVLDLAELKQSSVSFFDVEKPESAVSRWARAKTRAAKVGKGLSKDEKAQKLALRHWLEAIDPRHRYGHNLHLYYDVWFSSESSQPFFYWLDVGDGKEVNLDKCPRKKLQQQCITYLGPKEREGYEVIVDHGKLVFRESGLPVNTTAECKWIFVLSTTRSLYVGRKEKGKFQHSSFLAGGATTAAGRLVASDGVLEAIWPYSGHYLPTEENFLEFISFLEENHVNLTNVKRCAIDDDNSYGQAPAKEPKPEPVVGSNKTKKIDVGDEGDSIRGAETSTDEHHRDEKRSSTKAPTPPVFAKRLSCKWTTGFGPRIGCVRDYPTDLQSKALEQVNLSPRVTPGFVKFGPIPSPRPSPRIHLSPRIAGMGLPSPRPIATTN; translated from the exons aTGGGATTATCGCTTTCCTTGTTACTCTCAGCCTGGCAACAAATTCTAAGTCACAGGTTCTTCTATTTGACTTACAATGTCGGTCTGAGTTCTAAAGATGGAGAGATGACGGTGAGAGTAAATAGCTTCAAGAGAACGGATTCGGACACCGTCACCACCACCAACTCAGCTGTTGGGTTGGATAATAAGATTCCAAGGAAAAATTCAACAACATTGAAAACAAGCAAACCTGATCATAATAACGTAGTGCTTGAGAAATCGTTGTCGTTCAAGGACCTGGTTCAAGATCAAAGGAAACCATTAGTTTCAAGTGGTTCGAATGGATTAATGCATAAACCAATGCCTACACTTTCACTGCCAGAACCAACGATTTTGTTTTCACCCAGACCCGTTAGTGAGCTTGATGCGGCTGCTGTTAAGCTTCAAAAAGTGTATAAAAGCTATCGGACTCGAAGAAACCTTGCGGATTGTGCAGTGGTGATTGAGGAGCTATGGTGGAAGGTATTAGACCTTGCAGAGCTTAAGCAAAGTTCTGTTTCGTTCTTCGATGTTGAAAAACCTGAATCTGCTGTTTCACGATGGGCAAGAGCCAAGACAAGAGCTGCTAAG GTGGGAAAGGGTTTGTCCAAGGATGAAAAAGCTCAGAAATTAGCCCTTCGGCACTGGCTTGAAGCT ATTGATCCAAGACACCGGTATGGGCATAACTTACACCTGTATTATGACGTTTGGTTCTCAAGTGAAAGCTCGCAGCCTTTCTTCTACtg gTTGGATGTTGGAGATGGGAAAGAAGTAAATCTTGACAAATGTCCAAGGAAAAAATTACAACAGCAATGCATCACATATCTTGGACCA AAAGAAAGGGAAGGATATGAGGTAATAGTTGACCATGGGAAGCTTGTTTTTAGGGAAAGTGGGTTACCAGTAAATACAACTGCTGAATGCAAATGGATATTTGTCCTTAGCACAACTAGGTCCTTGTATGTGGGTCGAAAGGAAAAGGGTAAATTTCAACATTCTAGTTTTCTAGCCGGTGGTGCCACTACCGCAGCTGGAAGATTGGTCGCTAGTGATGGCGTTCTTGAG GCCATATGGCCATACAGTGGTCATTATCTACCTACGGAAGAGAATTTCTTGGAATTCATTAGCTTCCTTGAGGAAAATCATGTGAATCTCACTAATGTTAAg AGGTGTGCTATTGATGATGATAACTCTTACGGGCAAGCCCCAGCTAAGGAACCAAAACCAGAACCAGTGGTCGGTTCTAATAAAACCAAGAAAATTGATGTTGGTGATGAAGGTGACAGCATCAGGGGGGCGGAAACAAGCACTGATGAGCATCACCGTGATGAAAAGAGAAGCAGCACCAAGGCGCCAACACCACCAGTGTTCGCTAAGAGATTATCATGCAAGTGGACCACAGGGTTCGGACCCCGCATCGGGTGCGTGCGCGACTACCCCACTGATCTACAGTCAAAAGCACTTGAACAAGTTAACCTATCACCAAGGGTTACTCCTGGGTTCGTGAAGTTTGGTCCAATTCCTTCACCAAGGCCCAGTCCAAGGATCCATCTTTCCCCAAGGATAGCAGGCATGGGACTGCCAAGTCCAAGGCCCATTGCAACAACTAACTAA
- the LOC107937720 gene encoding EPIDERMAL PATTERNING FACTOR-like protein 5 isoform X2 produces the protein MKQRMCCLLIAILQTTSWIHASSTTSLESHDFVPHQQGTVPEFSGAHNFESKQGGVEIGNGGVGNEREEPYSSRMMGRLGSRPPNCERKCGGCRPCVATQIPATTDKLGIQYTNYEPEGWKCK, from the exons ATGAAGCAAAGAATGTGCTGTCTTCTCATTGCTATTCTGCAGACTACAAGCTGGATTCATGCATCATCAACCACGTCTTTAGAATCTCATGATTTTGTTCCTCATCAACAAG GTACTGTTCCAGAGTTCTCGGGGGCACATAACTTTGAGTCTAAACAG GGCGGTGTTGAAATCGGCAATGGTGGAGTAGGTAATGAGCGAGAAGAACCGTATAGTAGTAGAATGATGGGAAGACTTGGATCGAGGCCACCGAATTGCGAACGCAAGTGCGGAGGGTGCAGGCCATGTGTTGCCACTCAAATCCCAGCAACGACGGATAAACTGGGGATTCAGTACACCAATTATGAGCCTGAAGGATGGAAATGCAAAT AA